One part of the Alistipes onderdonkii genome encodes these proteins:
- the pdxA gene encoding 4-hydroxythreonine-4-phosphate dehydrogenase PdxA yields MSEYKLKIGITQGDPNGIGWEVILKALSDPRMTELFTPVVYGSPAAAAYYRNTLGDTEPVAFNTVPAARDARRGKANLIVCGEAGQPEPGKASPQAGRAAVEALRTATQDLKEGTLDAIVTAPFNKESVQGEDFSYTGHTEFFGAELGGEPMMILCSDVLRVGLVTKHIPVSEISRSISKEKIVRDLHTLRRSLIEDFGIVEPRIAVMALNPHAGDGGLLGHEEQEIIRPAIVEAFRQGVLAFGPFAADGLFAGGGYAKYDGILAMYHDQGLAPFKTLSPDGVNFTAGLAKVRTSPDHGTAYDIAGQDKADAQSMRSAIYAAIDIVEHRRAWTEWSRNPLQRAEREKGGRDISVKDLPQTERED; encoded by the coding sequence ATGTCTGAATACAAACTCAAAATAGGCATCACGCAGGGAGACCCGAACGGCATCGGCTGGGAGGTGATCCTCAAGGCCCTTTCCGACCCGCGCATGACGGAGCTCTTCACGCCCGTCGTCTACGGTTCGCCAGCGGCGGCGGCCTATTACCGAAATACGCTGGGCGACACCGAACCGGTGGCGTTCAACACCGTGCCCGCGGCACGCGACGCCCGCCGCGGCAAGGCCAACCTCATCGTATGCGGGGAGGCCGGGCAGCCGGAGCCGGGCAAGGCATCGCCCCAGGCCGGACGCGCTGCGGTCGAAGCGCTGCGCACGGCGACGCAGGATTTGAAGGAAGGGACGCTCGACGCCATCGTCACGGCACCCTTCAACAAGGAGAGCGTACAGGGCGAGGATTTCAGCTACACGGGCCACACCGAATTCTTCGGGGCGGAGCTGGGCGGGGAGCCGATGATGATCCTGTGCAGCGACGTGCTGCGCGTGGGGCTGGTCACCAAGCACATCCCCGTGTCGGAGATCAGCCGCAGCATTTCCAAGGAGAAGATCGTGCGCGACCTGCACACGCTGCGCCGCTCGCTCATCGAGGATTTCGGCATCGTCGAGCCGCGCATCGCCGTGATGGCGCTCAACCCCCACGCCGGGGACGGCGGGCTGCTCGGACACGAGGAACAGGAGATCATCCGCCCGGCCATCGTCGAGGCATTCAGACAAGGCGTGCTGGCATTCGGCCCCTTTGCGGCCGACGGGCTGTTCGCCGGGGGCGGATACGCCAAGTACGACGGCATCCTGGCCATGTACCACGACCAGGGGCTGGCGCCCTTCAAGACGCTCTCGCCCGATGGCGTGAACTTCACGGCGGGGCTCGCCAAGGTACGCACGTCGCCCGACCACGGCACGGCCTACGACATCGCGGGGCAGGACAAGGCCGATGCGCAGTCGATGAGGTCGGCGATCTACGCCGCCATCGACATCGTGGAGCACCGCCGCGCCTGGACGGAATGGAGCCGCAACCCGTTGCAGCGCGCCGAACGCGAGAAAGGCGGACGCGACATCTCGGTCAAAGACCTGCCGCAGACCGAACGGGAGGATTAG